The DNA region GACCTTGCCGTCGCGGCCCCGCAGGAACTGCTTGGCGTGGCCGTCGTGGTTGGAGATGAGCCAGTCTATGACGTGCTCCCGCTGGATTTGCTCGATCTCCAGGGTAGTGAGGTCGGAAGGGTCCATGCCCGAGAAATCGAACTTTTCCTTGAGGTCTGTCCGCCATTTCTGGATGGAGCCGAGGCGACCGTTAAGTGGAATGGTACGGACCTCCACGGCGTTGGGATCGATAAGCCTGCCGATCCTGTACGCGGCCTCCTCGCCGTGGGCTATGAACTCGTCCTCGGCCTTCCCGACCGGCTTGAAGAGCCAGCGGTCGCCCGCCTCGTCGGTCCAGAACTCCTTTTCGTGGGCGCCGCCCACCTTGGCCTTGCCAGCGAGATTGAAGTTCCCCGACTTTCCCTTTGCGAGCCAGGCCGAGTCAGCCTCGTCGAACTCGGAGCCTTTCTTGGAGAAAACCGGGGGCGCAGGTGGCGTGGGTTTCGGTGCGGGTGCTGGCTTCGGCGGTGCGGGTGCCGGCTTCGGCGGTTCGGGCGCGGCGGCCTTTTTCTTGCCGCCGTGCTTTTCCGCCCAGGCCGCATGCTTGGTTTCGATGCCGGCCTTGGCGGCCTCGATCTTGGCCGGGTCGGTCTCCGTGAACAGGGTGACCAGCTCGTCCTTGTTCGCCCACTGCCAGTGCTTGAGCTGGGTGTCCTTGGCCAGGTTCTTCAATTCCCCGGCCTTCATGGACCCCACCTGGTCCTGGAAGAGCTTTTTCTTGAGGGCGAGTTCCTTGGCGTGGCCATGGAGCATCTCCTGGGGAAGACCGGGCGATGCCGCGAGCGCCGATTCCGCTTCTTTGACCGCCGCGAGAAAGTCGCTGTATCCCGCCGGCGACTGGGGCAGAACCACCTTGGCAGCAGCCTGCTCCACGGCATGCTTGGCCTTGGTGACAGCGGCCTTCTCCGCGGCTTCGACCGCTTCCTTCTTGGCCTTTTCCGCAAGTTCCTCGCCGGCGGCCTTTTCCAGAGCCTTGACGAGTTGCTGCTTGTTCTTGAGCGGGCCGATGTGGTGCTTCTTCTTGGCCTCGATCAAAGACGCGCCCTGCAGCCCCGTGTGATCCACGCCGGGTTCAAGCTCGTCCAGGAGGTCGACCACGTCCTTTTTGGTCATGTTGAGCGAGACGCCCTTGGCCTTGGCCGCCTCCTGGAGCTCGGCCACGGTGAGGTCGTGGAGGCCGCCGGCCTGAGGAACTTTCTTGATCTGCTCGGCAATCTGCTGGGCCTGCTTGAGGGACGCCTGTTTCTGGGCCAGGAGTTGGACCAGATCGTCCTTGGTGCGGAGCAGGCCGATTTTGTGCTCCTTG from Deltaproteobacteria bacterium includes:
- a CDS encoding minor capsid protein → MIGALAAKPSSTQAEAIRLATEKSVHARNLYAEQTVAELTSMLAASEEEVRRAILRYKSLGSLPDNKLAALKGLEKLQADIREITGSLRRDQTLRFRKAAKASFRRGIYGGIGEFASAQLPFYRDLTPEGMDKLATRVFTLVDTDALDFMTNYNLVLAGDVHRELADGIKRVVMGGVATGKGVEDIVRDLGRVVKDPESFRQAGSKVFTKAQYRMEVIARTEVLRSHNMGRIKFHDQVGVQKLEWMTMEDERVCPVCGPLDGKVFDTARFPRQPAHPNCRCTSVVAWPLVICGGELGAKAADEPGACILPPQALEEQAKAKAAEEAKLKAAFEGGQISDLNTLTAKQLQTLAKQNGVSIARTKADFVKLLDAAEPGVDHSTLAGAALDTKLKEHKIGLLRTKDDLVQLLAQKQASLKQAQQIAEQIKKVPQAGGLHDLTVAELQEAAKAKGVSLNMTKKDVVDLLDELEPGVDHTGLQGASLIEAKKKHHIGPLKNKQQLVKALEKAAGEELAEKAKKEAVEAAEKAAVTKAKHAVEQAAAKVVLPQSPAGYSDFLAAVKEAESALAASPGLPQEMLHGHAKELALKKKLFQDQVGSMKAGELKNLAKDTQLKHWQWANKDELVTLFTETDPAKIEAAKAGIETKHAAWAEKHGGKKKAAAPEPPKPAPAPPKPAPAPKPTPPAPPVFSKKGSEFDEADSAWLAKGKSGNFNLAGKAKVGGAHEKEFWTDEAGDRWLFKPVGKAEDEFIAHGEEAAYRIGRLIDPNAVEVRTIPLNGRLGSIQKWRTDLKEKFDFSGMDPSDLTTLEIEQIQREHVIDWLISNHDGHAKQFLRGRDGKV